DNA from Algisphaera agarilytica:
CCCACCACCCTCAGCGCATCGAGCACCGCTTCACCCCGTCGGCCGTCGGTATCCAACGGCGTCCACTGCCCGCTCACCCCCGCGATCAGCCACCGCTCATCTCCGCTGGCCGCGGAGAGTTCCAACGCATACGTCGGCATCACCGCGTCGCCCGAGCATCGCCAAGTCACCTCGCCGCGGCGCACCCAACCCGTTGACGGCGTCCACACCGCGACGACCCGCGCGTGCTGCTCGCTGGTGGACCAACGCAGCGGACTCGTTTTCGCCTCGCCCTCCGCTTGTTCGCGCAAAGTGCCGCCGCCCAGGTCCAGCGTGACTTCACGGATGTCTCCGGCGAGTCGGGCGCGTTGGCGCACGCGCTGGTCGAAGTCCACCAGCTGTTGCTTGAGCAGCGCGTTGTCGAACACGCTCTTCGTACCCCGCAGCGACGCCGCCGCGAGGGCCGAGGTCAGTCCGAGCAACAGCAACACCACGATCAACTCGATCATGCTGAACCCGCCGGGCCGGGCCCGGGGTGCGCATTGGACCGGGCTTGGTTTCACTGGCCGACCTCGGCGTCGTTGTCGTCGCTGCTGATGTCGGCGTCCGCGTTCTCGCCGCCCTGCATGCCGTCTGCACCGAGGCTGATCACTTCGTACGGACCGTTGGGCCCTGGCTGGTTGTAGAGGTACTCGCGGTTCCAGGCGTCGAGCAGATCCCCGTTGGCGATGATCGGCTCGGGCAGCTTGTCCGTGGCGCGGAACAAGATCTCCAGCCCTTCCTGGTTGGTGGGGTATCGGCCGTAGACGGTGTAGAAATCCGTCAGCGCATCTTCAAGCGTCTTGATCTCGACCTGCGTCGCGGTGACTTTGGCGCGGACGAGGTGGCCGCGCACGTTCAACCCGACCAGACCCGCCAGCAGGCCGATGATGACCAGCACGACCATGATCTCGATAAGCGAAAAGCCGCCCGGTTGGCGATGTCTGTTTTTCCGATCAAATCCCATTGCCGATCTCCAAAATGGGCAGCAGCGTGGCGAACGCGATCAGGCCCACCAACAACGCCAACAACACAATCAACACCGGCTCGACCAACGCGGTCAGCCGGGTGGTCAACGACACGACCTGGCGGTCGTAGCTCGCCGCCAGGCGCTCGAGCAGTTCCGCCAATCGCCCGCTCTCCTGGCCCAGGCCAAACACCTTGACCATGGCGGGGGGAAACGCCCGTGTTTGTTCGAGCGCAGGCCCCAGGTCTCGGCCTTCGTGGACCGCTTCCTCGCAACGCTCCAACGCATCGCCGAGTTCTCGGTTACGCACCGCCCGCCGCGCGATGCCCAGACCTCGCTCAAAACTCACGCCGCTGCGCAGCAAGGTCGACAACACAAACGCCAACCGCACCACCGACTGTTTTCGTTCGATTTCGCCCAGGATCGGAAGCGCCAGCAAGCTGCGATCAAACCACCGCCGCCCTTTGGGCTGCCGCAAAACCGCCGCGACAACAATCACCACGAGCAACGCGACGAGGCCAATCCACAGGCCATGATTGATCAGCGCATCGCTGAATCCCTTCACAATCCGCGTCGGCCCAGGCAGCGGTCGGCCGGTATCGGATAACGCCTCCAATATGTCCGGCACCACATACGTCATCAGGAACAAGCACACGCCCAGCCCGAACACTCCCACGACCACCGGATACGTCAACGCGCCCAGTAGGCGGTTCTTCATCGTGGACCGCCGTTCCTGATAGTCGGCGACGCGTTCGAGCACGACGTTGAGCCGGCCGGTCTCCTGCCCGACGCGGACCATCGCCACGGTCGCGTCGTCGAACACCTTGCGACCGGTCGACAGGCGGGCCGATTCCATCGCGTCGGCCAACGATCCGCCGGACGCGACACGGTCGCGCACGCCCTGCAGCACCGCTTTGAACCGCGACGCCCGCGCGGGCTGCTGCTGGATCAGCACATCCAGCGCCTCCAACACCGACACGCCGACCTCGATCAGCGTCGCCAGCTCTTGCAAGAACCCCGCGATGTCCGGCTTGCGCAGCGTGGGCAAGCGCCACGACGACAACCGCGACTCTTTCGCCTCGGCGTCGTCCCGCTGCTTCTTCTGATACGCCTCGAGCGAACGCAGGTCCAACCCGCGGTCACGCAGCTGATCCCGTGCATCCCGCGCGGTGTCGGCCACGAGGGTTCCCGTCTCCCGCGCCCTGCCCTTGAACGCGATGTAGGAATACACCGGCATGTCAGAACCCTTCCGCTTCGAGCGGCGGCAGGTCACCCGTATCGTCTTGACCCGTGTCGCCAGACATCGATGAGCGTCGTGTGACACGCAGCACTTCCTCGGCGGTGGTCAATCCACGTGCGATCTTCTCGGCCCCGTCTTCGCGCAGCGTGGTCATACCCGCCGCGATCGCGTGGCGTTTCAACTCGCTGGCTGGCCTTCGGTCGCCGATCAATTCGGAAAACTCGGGCGTCACCGCGAGCAACTCGAACAAGCCCAGCCGACCGCGATAGCCCGTGCCGCGGCATTTCTCGCAGCCCGTGCCGTGGCGCGGCTGCATCGGCGTAACCCAAGGCGTCTCGCCGACCCGGCCAAGCTCCTGCGCGATCTGTTCTTCGCTCAGCGGCTCGCCGCAGTCGTCACACACCCGCCGGACCAGGCGCTGCGCCATCACGCCCAGCAACGAACTCGCCACGAGGTACGGCTCGACCCCCAAATCGATTAAACGCGTCACCGCGCTGGCCGCGTCGTTGGTGTGCAGCGTCGAGAACACGAGGTGGCCGGTGAGCGCGGCCTGGATCGCAAGCTCGGCGGTTTCGCGGTCGCGGATCTCGCCGACCATGATGATGTCGGGGTCTTGCCGCAACACGCTGCGCAGCCCCTTGGCGAACGTCATCCCGCGCTGCGAGGCGACCTGCATCTGGCTGATGTTTTCGAGTTGGTATTCGATCGGGTCTTCGAGCGTGAGCACGTTGAGCTGGGTCGCATCCACTTGGCGGAGTGCACCGTAGAGCGTGGTGGACTTGCCGCTGCCGGTTGGGCCGGTGACGAGAATCAGGCCGTGCTCTGCTTCGATGAGCGGCATGAATTGCTCGCGGATGCGCGTGGGCATGCCGAGTTCGTCGAGGCTGAATCGGCGGGTGCTCTGGTCGAGCAGACGCAGCACCACGCGTTCGCCGTGCTGCGTGGGCACGCTAGACAAACGCAGATCGACCTCGCGGTCGCCCAGTCGTACGCTCGCCCGGCCGTCCTGCGGCAGGCGTTTCTCGGCGATGTCCATGCCGCCCATGATCTTCACCCGGCTCACCAGCTCTTCGTGAACCGCGGCGGGAAATTCAAACGCGTCGTACAGCAACCC
Protein-coding regions in this window:
- a CDS encoding prepilin-type N-terminal cleavage/methylation domain-containing protein, whose amino-acid sequence is MKPSPVQCAPRARPGGFSMIELIVVLLLLGLTSALAAASLRGTKSVFDNALLKQQLVDFDQRVRQRARLAGDIREVTLDLGGGTLREQAEGEAKTSPLRWSTSEQHARVVAVWTPSTGWVRRGEVTWRCSGDAVMPTYALELSAASGDERWLIAGVSGQWTPLDTDGRRGEAVLDALRVVGDG
- the gspG gene encoding type II secretion system major pseudopilin GspG; its protein translation is MGFDRKNRHRQPGGFSLIEIMVVLVIIGLLAGLVGLNVRGHLVRAKVTATQVEIKTLEDALTDFYTVYGRYPTNQEGLEILFRATDKLPEPIIANGDLLDAWNREYLYNQPGPNGPYEVISLGADGMQGGENADADISSDDNDAEVGQ
- a CDS encoding type II secretion system F family protein, whose amino-acid sequence is MPVYSYIAFKGRARETGTLVADTARDARDQLRDRGLDLRSLEAYQKKQRDDAEAKESRLSSWRLPTLRKPDIAGFLQELATLIEVGVSVLEALDVLIQQQPARASRFKAVLQGVRDRVASGGSLADAMESARLSTGRKVFDDATVAMVRVGQETGRLNVVLERVADYQERRSTMKNRLLGALTYPVVVGVFGLGVCLFLMTYVVPDILEALSDTGRPLPGPTRIVKGFSDALINHGLWIGLVALLVVIVVAAVLRQPKGRRWFDRSLLALPILGEIERKQSVVRLAFVLSTLLRSGVSFERGLGIARRAVRNRELGDALERCEEAVHEGRDLGPALEQTRAFPPAMVKVFGLGQESGRLAELLERLAASYDRQVVSLTTRLTALVEPVLIVLLALLVGLIAFATLLPILEIGNGI
- a CDS encoding GspE/PulE family protein translates to MNPQPVNPNAEPADPPRPWPDFVARVPIGFARRHSILGVADAEGRPLFLSTDDTDPDVIDALRRRVCPAKLERWESDRLASAIESAYAESGIDTQGAIADIDVKAATQSAGADAPQRVADLLDDEGRAPVVKLVNALIYEAVVAEASDVHVQPRNGKTLVRLRSDGLLYDAFEFPAAVHEELVSRVKIMGGMDIAEKRLPQDGRASVRLGDREVDLRLSSVPTQHGERVVLRLLDQSTRRFSLDELGMPTRIREQFMPLIEAEHGLILVTGPTGSGKSTTLYGALRQVDATQLNVLTLEDPIEYQLENISQMQVASQRGMTFAKGLRSVLRQDPDIIMVGEIRDRETAELAIQAALTGHLVFSTLHTNDAASAVTRLIDLGVEPYLVASSLLGVMAQRLVRRVCDDCGEPLSEEQIAQELGRVGETPWVTPMQPRHGTGCEKCRGTGYRGRLGLFELLAVTPEFSELIGDRRPASELKRHAIAAGMTTLREDGAEKIARGLTTAEEVLRVTRRSSMSGDTGQDDTGDLPPLEAEGF